The following proteins come from a genomic window of Rutidosis leptorrhynchoides isolate AG116_Rl617_1_P2 unplaced genomic scaffold, CSIRO_AGI_Rlap_v1 contig84, whole genome shotgun sequence:
- the LOC139885165 gene encoding probable WRKY transcription factor 46, with amino-acid sequence MEIAISMDQKSLINELRQGKELANQLKNHLNPCSRNETRQFLVEKILSTYENAISLLNNSTSTVPAPPPSFPNCSESSDLEILTREMIIMKIMPQWTEQVQVCSGDTDIGGSLDDGYGWRKYGQKEILGSKFPRGYYRCRHRHSQGCLATKQVQRSDKDSTILEVSYRGRHTCISTPTSTNKPSKTTPCSPSSFVINSDWKLYNSQQEQKQEQSQEYSILKSTTTKEEIFPSFTFPSAEVADQDINNNLVSNSMQIEGFSPSFMMSHDQYSEFGSLDQYHYVQNSVEYSDLTGEMFSAPTSVNDSPIGDIDFSLVKMEFVPDFSLENPEFFS; translated from the exons atggaGATAGCGATAAGTATGGATCAAAAGAGTCTTATCAACGAGCTAAGGCAAGGGAAAGAGCTAGCAAACCAACTTAAGAATCATCTCAACCCTTGTTCCAGAAACGAGACTCGCCAATTCTTAGTTGAGAAGATACTTTCCACTTATGAAAATGCAATTTCCTTgctcaacaattctactagtaccGTTCCTGCTCCGCCGCCGTCGTTTCCGAATTGTAGTGAGAGCTCTGATCTAGAAATTCTGACCAGAGAGATGATCATCAT GAAAATAATGCCTCAATGGACTGAGCAAGTTCAGGTATGCTCTGGGGATACCGATATCGGAGGATCTCTGGATGACGGCTACGGTTGGAGGAAATACGGACAGAAAGAAATtcttggatctaagtttcctag AGGATACTACAGATGCAGGCATCGCCACTCGCAAGGATGCTTGGCGACGAAACAAGTTCAGAGAAGTGATAAGGATTCTACGATTCTAGAAGTGTCGTATAGAGGAAGGCATACTTGTATATCGACTCCTACAAGTACTAATAAGCCATCTAAGACCACCCCTTGTTCACCATCTTCATTTGTGATTAATTCTGATTGGAAATTATACAATTCTCAACAAGAACAAAAACAAGAGCAGTCACAAGAATATTCAATTTTGAAGTCTACAACAACCAAGGAGGAAATATTCCCATCTTTCACATTTCCTAGTGCCGAGGTGGCTGACCAAGATATAAATAATAATCTAGTCAGCAATTCGATGCAGATAGAAGGATTTTCTCCATCTTTCATGATGTCGCATGATCAATATTCGGAATTTGGATCACTAGACCAGTACCATTATGTCCAGAACTCGGTAGAATATTCTGACCTCACCGGCGAAATGTTCTCAGCTCCGACTTCTGTCAATGATTCGCCAATTGGAGACATTGATTTCTCCTTAGTTAAGATGGAGTTTGTTCCGGATTTCTCTTTAGAAAATCCTGAATTCTTCTCTTGA